CCTTTGTTTACGTAAACATGGCAGGTGCTGCATCCGCAAACGCCGCCGCAATTGTGCTGTAGTTCAATGCCGTTCTCCAGGCATACGTCCAAAACAGATTCTCCCTCGGCTATTGGCAGCTCAACCGTTTCGTGCCCCTTCTCCTCGAAGTTTATCTTTACTTTAAAAATGTTCATTTAGGCAAAAGTAACAAAATTACTTATCCTCATGCCCACC
The genomic region above belongs to Mucilaginibacter sp. KACC 22773 and contains:
- a CDS encoding 2Fe-2S iron-sulfur cluster-binding protein, which codes for MNIFKVKINFEEKGHETVELPIAEGESVLDVCLENGIELQHNCGGVCGCSTCHVYVNKGMDNIQEISDKEEDFIDRAVNPRITSRLGCQCVIIDGDIEVTIPDQSAFMGH